The Clostridia bacterium genome includes the window CCCAGCACTCAACCTTGGGCTCAACATAGCCCAGCCAGGCACTGGCGGTTTGGTCCGGTTAGACTCCGTGCCTACAGCCTCAACTTGAGTGCTGGGCGGCCAACTCCTGGCCCAGGTCAAAACAAACCCGGATCTTATACACCCGCTCAGTGGGAAACTGGACCACGTCTGCTAAGCCAGCCTCGGCTTTTATGGCAGCGATTTCTCGCTGAAGGGCTGGTTCGGAAGCTGCCATCACCGTGAACCACAGGTTGAGCTCGCCCTCCCGTAGGTAGCAGTGGGTTACGCCCGGATGCCTGTGGATGGCGCTGGTAACCTGCTCCAGCTCCCCCTCGTCTATTTTGGCAGCACACAGTATCCCTTGGTAGCCCAGCTGCCGAGAATTAAAGATACCGCCCAGG containing:
- a CDS encoding Lrp/AsnC family transcriptional regulator encodes the protein MATSWPRSRGVCTGVAGGISPGARWRPVSKGGQAPTGGIRLDEQDRRLLNLVQAGLPLVERPFAAIGQQLGMEEEEVLLRLRRLKANGVIRRLGGIFNSRQLGYQGILCAAKIDEGELEQVTSAIHRHPGVTHCYLREGELNLWFTVMAASEPALQREIAAIKAEAGLADVVQFPTERVYKIRVCFDLGQELAAQHSS